In Bacillus marinisedimentorum, the sequence ATCAGAGATACCGATGATTTTGGCTCCGGCATCATGCATGAACTTCGCCAGGAAGCTGCCGGCATTTCCGAATCCCTGGACAACCACACGGGCACCTTTCAACTTGATCCCCTTTTTCTTGGCCGCTTCCCTGATGCAAATGGTGACCCCTTTGGCTGTAGCGGATTCACGGCCGTGCGAACCGCCAAGTACAAGCGGCTTTCCAGTAATGAAACCAGGAGAGTTGAATTCATCAATGCGGCTATATTCATCCATCATCCATGCCATGATTTGTGAGTTCGTAAATACATCAGGTGCAGGGATATCTTTGGTAGGCCCTACAATCTGGCTGATTGCCCTGACATAACCGCGGCTCAAACGTTCAAGCTCACTGAATGACATCTCACGCGGATCACAAACAATCCCGCCTTTTCCGCCGCCATACGGCAAATCGACGATGCCCGCTTTCAAGCTCATCCAGATAGAGAGTGCTTTTACTTCCTTTTCAGTAACATTCGGGTGAAAACGAATGCCGCCTTTCGTCGGTCCTACCGCATCATTATGCTGGGCCCGGTAACCGGTAAAAACTTTTACTGATCCATCATCCATGCGGACCGGAATTTTCACTGTCATAAGACGGATCGGCTCTTTCAAGAGTTCAAAGACTTCATCTGGATACCCTAGCTTATTGAGTGCCTTATGGATAACGGTCTGGGTCGATTTCAGAATATCCAACTTATCCTCGCTGTTATTTCCTTTTTCTGATGCTTTATCGGCTGCCATGTACTTTCCCCCCGTTTTTCTTCGACTGACCTGATAGCCTTTTCTTTTCAAAACATAGTATACACCTTCAATTATGAGATGCAAAGACGAAATGCTCATAATTTTTGAATTAACCGTGTAAAAATGTAAGCGTTACCACATAACTGACATATCGCTATGATTCTATAAGTATGTTTCCCGCTTACCTATCGTTCAAACATGATAAAAAACGCTGCCGGAGAACAGTCGGCAGCGTAGAAATCATTTTTTCGCTTCAACGGAAAGTTGCAGAAGTTTTTCAATCATGTCATCATATGACAGGCCGATTTCCCTGGCTGCATCCGGGAATAGGCTCGTCGGGGTCATGCCGGGCAACGTATTGACCTCAAGAATGACAGGTTTGGAACCGTCTTCCGGTACAATGAAGTCCACCCTGGAATAAATTTCGCAGCCGAGTACACGGTGAGCTTTGACGGCACTTTCCTTCAGATAGCGTGTCGTGCCGCCTTCAAGTTCCGCCGGTACGATGTGCTCACTCATACCCGGTGAATACTTTGCTTCATAATCATAAAACTTGTTCTTCGGGATGATCTCCACAACAGGAAGCGCCTGCTCACGTCCAGGTTTCCCCATGACAGCCACCGTCACTTCCCTGCCGGCGACAAACTCCTCGACAAGCACGGTATCATCATGACGGAATGCATCCTCTATGCCCTTCCGGAGTTCTTCTTTTGAGTTAGCGATCGTCAAACCGATTGTGGATCCTTCATGATTCGGCTTGACAACTGCCGGATAGGCAAATTCGTTAGCCAGCTCATCAAGGGTGAAATCTTCAAAGCGATTCAGCGCCCGGTCTTTTGCGATTCGTATACCTTCAAGTTCAAATAACCTTTTGGATTTCGCTTTATCCATTGCAAGGGCACTGCCGAGCACACCCGAGCCCACATAAGGAATCCCGATCATATCGAGAAACCCTTGAATACGGCCATCTTCACCGTGACGTCCGTGGAGAGCGATAAAAACAAAATCGGTTTCAAGACCTGATAAATCACCCAGATTTGATGGATGAAAGTCGATTCCCGCTACTTCGTGGCCCTTGGCTTCAAGGGCTTTCATCATTCCTTTTCCTGTTGACAGCGATACCTCACGCTCAGCTGATACCCCGCCGTATAAAACTGTAATGTTCAATATGCTCACTCCTGTAGAAGTATCATTTCAATAGTAGACTATGTATTAGAATCGCAAACGGATATCCATAATCATATCACTCAAAAATTAAATGAACCAGTAATTTAAAACCGGTGACGGAAATGATGGGTGCACAACATAAAATGATCTCCCCATTTATCGGAGAGATCATCGTATCAGCCGCTAATAAAGTAACGGTATATATCATGAATTGCCGTTTTTTCCATCAGGCACTTTCCGTATTCCTGTACT encodes:
- a CDS encoding Glu/Leu/Phe/Val family dehydrogenase is translated as MAADKASEKGNNSEDKLDILKSTQTVIHKALNKLGYPDEVFELLKEPIRLMTVKIPVRMDDGSVKVFTGYRAQHNDAVGPTKGGIRFHPNVTEKEVKALSIWMSLKAGIVDLPYGGGKGGIVCDPREMSFSELERLSRGYVRAISQIVGPTKDIPAPDVFTNSQIMAWMMDEYSRIDEFNSPGFITGKPLVLGGSHGRESATAKGVTICIREAAKKKGIKLKGARVVVQGFGNAGSFLAKFMHDAGAKIIGISDAYGGLYDPDGLDINYLLDRRDSFGTVTKLFNDTISNQELLELDCDILVPAAIENQITEDNADNIRANIVVEAANGPTTLEATRILSERGILLVPDVLASAGGVTVSYFEWVQNNQGYYWTEEEVEEKLEKVMVRSFNQIYETAQSRKVDMRLAAYMVGVRKMAEASRFRGWI
- a CDS encoding D-alanine--D-alanine ligase family protein, yielding MNITVLYGGVSAEREVSLSTGKGMMKALEAKGHEVAGIDFHPSNLGDLSGLETDFVFIALHGRHGEDGRIQGFLDMIGIPYVGSGVLGSALAMDKAKSKRLFELEGIRIAKDRALNRFEDFTLDELANEFAYPAVVKPNHEGSTIGLTIANSKEELRKGIEDAFRHDDTVLVEEFVAGREVTVAVMGKPGREQALPVVEIIPKNKFYDYEAKYSPGMSEHIVPAELEGGTTRYLKESAVKAHRVLGCEIYSRVDFIVPEDGSKPVILEVNTLPGMTPTSLFPDAAREIGLSYDDMIEKLLQLSVEAKK